A region of the Thermodesulfobacteriota bacterium genome:
AGAAGAGCCATAGCCGTCCACACGTTCTCATGACCGACCTCCCTGCAGTTCCATCGTTGCGGTTGGCATTCGATCCCCCCTCGTTGCCCGTCTGAGCGCTTCCACGAGCTCCACGGATCGGTAGGGCTTCCGGAGGAACACGGCGACCTGGGCCGCGAGTTCGGGACCCAAGACCTGCCGGCCGTCGAGTCCGGACGCGACGACGACCGGGAGATCGGGCTGAAGGCGCCGGATCTTCCGGAGCGCGGTCTTTCCGTCCATTACCGGCATCATCAGGTCCAGCACGACGACGCGGATCCGCCCACCCTCCGCGCGAACCCGATCCACCGCTTCGCACCCGTCTCGGGTGCAGAGCACCTCCATGCCGGCTTCGACCAACACCTTCCTGGCGAGTTCCCGGACCGCTTCGTCGTCCTCCGCCACCAGAACGACGGGACGCTGCAGTGGGGGGTCCATCTCCTGCGAGGCTGTCACGATCGTCTCTCCTCCCAAGATATCGTTGAGGGCCTGAGAACGATCAGGCCCGAAGCATGCGCAGGCCGCTCGCGATGACGATGAACTCGCTCACCTCGTGGGCGAGCACGGCGGCGGGCAGCGAGAGGGACCCGGTCACGGCGCCCAGGACCAGGGCGCCGATCACCAGGGCCGAAAGGACCAGGTTTTGCCGGAGCACCGCCCAGGTGCGCCGGCTGAAGCGCACGAGGTACGGCAGCCGCGA
Encoded here:
- a CDS encoding response regulator is translated as MTASQEMDPPLQRPVVLVAEDDEAVRELARKVLVEAGMEVLCTRDGCEAVDRVRAEGGRIRVVVLDLMMPVMDGKTALRKIRRLQPDLPVVVASGLDGRQVLGPELAAQVAVFLRKPYRSVELVEALRRATRGDRMPTATMELQGGRS